The DNA region CGACCCGGGTGAAACCACTGCCGAAAACACCCCGCTGAAAGTCAACGGCATGCTCTACGTCTGCACGCCGCACAGCCAGGTGATCGCGCTGGACCCGGACACCGGCAAGGAAATCTGGCGTTTCGATCCGAAGCTCTCCACGCAAAACGCGGCGAACTTCAAGGGTTGGGCGCACATGACCTGCCGTGGCGTGACGTATCACGATGACGCCACTTACGCCTCCGAGCAAAGCCCGACCGGCACAGCCAACCCTGCGCCGGTCAGCAACGTCTGCCCACGCCGGATCTTCCTGCCGACTGCCGACACCCGTCTGATCGCCCTCGACGCCGACACCGGCAAGATGTGCGAAGACTTCGGCAACAAAGGCCAGGTAGACCTGAGCGCCAACATCGGCGGCTTCAACGCCGGCGGTTACTACTCCACCTCGCCACCAGCCGTGACTAAAGACCTGGTGGTGATTGGCGGCCACGTCACCGACAACGTCTCCACCGACGAGCCAAGCGGCGTGATCCGCGCGTTCGACGTGCACACCGGCAAACTGGTGTGGAACTGGGACAGCGGCAACCCGGACGACACCACACCGATTGCCGAAGGCAAGGTCTACACCCGCAACTCGCCGAACATGTGGTCCATGTTCGCCGTTGACGAAAAACTCGGCATGCTTTACCTGCCGATGGGCAACCAGACCCCGGATCAGTTCGGTGGCGCTCGCACCCCTGAATCGGAATTGCACGCCGCCGGCCTGACCGCCCTCGACATCGCCACCGGTAAAGTGCGCTGGCACTTCCAGTTCACCCACCACGACCTTTGGGACATGGACGTCGGCGGCCAGCCAACCCTGATGGACCTGAAAACCGCAGACGGTGTGAAACCAGCGGTACTCGCGTCCACCAAGCAAGGCAGCATCTACGTGCTGGACCGCAGCACCGGCAAGGCCATCGTGCCGATCAACGAAGTGCCGGTGCCACAAGGCGCTGTTGAAGGTGATCACACCTCGCCAACCCAACCGAAATCCGACCTGAACCTGATGCCACCGCCGCTGAAAGAACGCGACATGTGGGGCGTCACCCCGTTCGACCAACTGATCTGCCGGATCGACTTCAAATCCATGCGCTACGACGGCCCGTTCACGCCGCCATCGCTGCAAGGTTCGATCGTTTATCCAGGCAACTTCGGCGTGTTCGACTGGGGCGGCATCTCGGTTGACCCGGTGCGTCAGATTGCTTTCATGAACCCGGACTACATGGCGTTCAAATCGAAAATGATCCCGGCCGCCGAAATCGCTGCCCAAGGCCCGCGTAAAAGCGAAACCGAAGGCGTGCAGCCGAACAAAGGCGCGCCATACGGCGTCATCCTCGAACCCCTGCTCTCGCCACTGGGCCTGCCGTGCCAGGCACCAGCCTGGGGTTACGTGACAGCGGTCGACCTGACCACCAGCAAAATCATCTGGAAACACAAAAACGGCACCGTGCGCGACAGCTCGCCGGTTCCGATTCCGTTGAGCATGGGCGTGCCTAGCCTGGGCGGTACCTTCGTCACTGCTGGCGGCGTTGGTTTCCTGAGCGGCACCCTCGACCAGTACCTGCGCGCCTACGACGTGAAAAACGGCAAGCAACTGTGGGAAGGCCGCCTGCCAGCAGGCGCGCAAACCACGCCAATGACCTACACCGGCAAGGACGGCAAGCAATACGTGCTCGTTGTTGCGGGCGGTCATGGGTCGCTGGGCACCAAGCAAGGTGACTACGTGATTGCGTACAAACTGTCCGAGTAAGTTTTAGCGGCGGTTAAAGGAAAGGCGACTCCTGTGAGGGGGTCGCCTTTTTTGTGCTGACCGGGCATGAACGCAATCCCTTGTAAGAGCGAAGCTTGCTCGCGAAAGCTTGACCGTGAACAGAGTATCTACAGGGATCGCATGCGAATCGGTGTTATTTCTCAATCACGTCAGGGCGCATGGGTGCCAGTCTGGCGATCAAGCAGTTTTGTACGGGGACGCTGATGCCCTGTTCATCCATCGCGGCGATAAGGTCTTCGACCAGTGCATTGAAGTCGCTGCGGCTGACGTTCTGACCCTTGTGACTCTCGGCCATGCTGTCGCCGGTGTACACACAAGGGCCGCCCGCTTCGACGCAGAACTGTTCGATCAGTTTGTCCCGCAGGCGCTGGATATCAATCTTGCGAAAACGCTCGACGATGCGTTCATCCCTGGCGATTTTCAGCAACATGCCTTCAACAATCCGAGTGATCCCCGGACGCTCGCCGAGGTCGCGGTAGAGGCTGTCGTCCTTGGGCGGTTGCTGTACGCAGGCACTCAACAGCAGCGCCAGAATCAGAGGAGAAATCCGCATCAGAAACTCCCCTGGATCGACAGATACGTGCCGTTCTGGTTATCCAGCGTGGCGATTTCGCCGAGCCGAGCGTAGGCCAACACCACCGAGACATGCTTGTTGGGGAAATAGCCGATAAACAGGTCCGCCCAATCGCTTTCCCCGGAGAACGACAGGTTGTCTGGTTTCTCTCGATACTCAACGCCCACCGCCCAACGCGGATTGAACAGCACCGCGACCGAACCTTCTTTCAACAGGCTGCGCGAGTCGCGACGATCACCGCCAAACCCCAGCAACCCCAACTCGTTCGCACGGCTGTAACGCAAGCTGCCATTGACCAACAGGTTGTAGCCAAACGCTGCGCCCATGAACAAACGACTGGCGGCCAGATA from Pseudomonas sp. ACM7 includes:
- a CDS encoding glucose/quinate/shikimate family membrane-bound PQQ-dependent dehydrogenase; translation: MSTDGALSRSRLLPSLLGILLLLMGLAMLAGGIKLSMLGGSLYYLLAGIGLALTGGLLIAARRSALGLYAVVLFASTVWALWEVGLDWWQLVPRLAMLFAIGIVMLLPWVRRPLHRGEFNPVGTGALSAAVAIAGVAALASQFTNPGEIKGQLDRDSVPGMTNTAPAMPDGDWNSYGRSAHGDRYSPLAQITPQNANKLVPAWTYRTGDLPGPNDPGETTAENTPLKVNGMLYVCTPHSQVIALDPDTGKEIWRFDPKLSTQNAANFKGWAHMTCRGVTYHDDATYASEQSPTGTANPAPVSNVCPRRIFLPTADTRLIALDADTGKMCEDFGNKGQVDLSANIGGFNAGGYYSTSPPAVTKDLVVIGGHVTDNVSTDEPSGVIRAFDVHTGKLVWNWDSGNPDDTTPIAEGKVYTRNSPNMWSMFAVDEKLGMLYLPMGNQTPDQFGGARTPESELHAAGLTALDIATGKVRWHFQFTHHDLWDMDVGGQPTLMDLKTADGVKPAVLASTKQGSIYVLDRSTGKAIVPINEVPVPQGAVEGDHTSPTQPKSDLNLMPPPLKERDMWGVTPFDQLICRIDFKSMRYDGPFTPPSLQGSIVYPGNFGVFDWGGISVDPVRQIAFMNPDYMAFKSKMIPAAEIAAQGPRKSETEGVQPNKGAPYGVILEPLLSPLGLPCQAPAWGYVTAVDLTTSKIIWKHKNGTVRDSSPVPIPLSMGVPSLGGTFVTAGGVGFLSGTLDQYLRAYDVKNGKQLWEGRLPAGAQTTPMTYTGKDGKQYVLVVAGGHGSLGTKQGDYVIAYKLSE
- a CDS encoding group 1 truncated hemoglobin — its product is MRISPLILALLLSACVQQPPKDDSLYRDLGERPGITRIVEGMLLKIARDERIVERFRKIDIQRLRDKLIEQFCVEAGGPCVYTGDSMAESHKGQNVSRSDFNALVEDLIAAMDEQGISVPVQNCLIARLAPMRPDVIEK